The DNA region CTTTTGGGTTAAAAGTGTTTTTTCAGAAAAGCTCGACCTGAGCCAGATTTTAAATACTTCTCAAATTCAAATGCTTTGTATTTATCTGATGTGGCGAAATAAAATTCTAAACTTACCGGCAAGCGATTCTCTGTTGCTGGAACGTGACCCTTTGTGTGTCTCTCTAATCTTTCCTCAATATTGTCTGTGCAACCGACGTAAAAACCATCTTTGCATTTTAGACTATATACGTAGTACATAATTATGATTGGCGAAGGTCGCCTTCGCAAACCCACTGGCGGACTTCGTCACGCCGTAGGTTCGCTTCGGCGAACCGAATGTTGCCTTCGCAAACCCACTGGCGGACTTCGTCACGCCGTAGGTTCGCTTCGGCGAACCGAAGGCGGAGGAGGTGGGATTCGAACCCACGATGCCTTTCGACATGGCGGTTTTCAAGACCGCTGGAATAAACCACTATCCGACTCCTCCGAACTAAGGCGGATTAAATTTAACATTGCGGTTTTGTTCTGTTTACCTTACCAAAACAGAACCTGTATTTCGCTGAACAGAACTTTAAGCCCCCTTTTCGATTTTTACCTTTATTAACAATCGGCAATTACGTTGTTAATTGTTGGTCTCGTTTGTCTCAACTTTATACCTGTTAGCAACAAAAAATATATAGATGATGTCTAAAATCCCAAGTGTATTTACGATAAGGATTATTACGAACCACCTTTTGTGAGACAAGCGAGCCGCTTTCCAAAGGGCAATCCCCTTCCAAAGTAAGCTCCAAACCAAAATCAATAGAAATAAAGCGCTATTATTTCCCACAAAAGACGTAAATTCAGGACCCAATAAATCAGCCATACGAGAGCAATACTACCAAAAAAAATTTCCCTCGTAAATCTAGCGTAATTCCTTATATAGCTTCGCATGCTCTTACGTTCTATAATACAGAAATGCTTTTGGGTATTGATTACGGACAAAAAAATGTCGGCATAGCGTTATCCTCCGAAGATGCAGTTTTGGCTTTCCCGGAAGCAGTTTTAAAAAACAAAGAAGCTCTGTCTAAAATTAAAGAAATCTGTCAAAAACGAAAAATTACCGGGATTGTTCTAGGACAATCCTTGGATTTCAAAGGCAAACCGAATCCAATAATGACAAATATTCTGTCTTTCAAAAAAGAATTGGAGGACGAATTAAAAGTTCCGGTTTATCTGGAGCCGGAATTTTTAACGACCGCGCAAGCAGCGCAAGAACAGGGTCGTCACAAAAAGATTGACGCATCAGCTGCGGCTATAATCTTACAAAGTTTTATTGATAAAAAAAACCAAAAAACATAGTATAATTTTACCAATGCGTTTTTTTGATATTTTTCCTACTCCAAAATTTCTAAATCCTAATGTCGCCGGATTATCAATCAGCGATAGCTGCGTTTTTTTTGTTCAATTTTCTGTCCATAAAAATGGGAAGTTGGTTTTAAAAAAATTTGGTAAGCAAGAACTGCCAGAAAAATCGATAATTGGAGGGGAAATTAAAAACTCCAAAACAATCACGAGTATTCTGGAAGAATTAAAACGAAAAAATAATCTTCGCTTTATAAAAGCTAGCTTACCTGAAGAAAAAGGATTTATTTTCAAGACGGTTTTGCCAAAAATGAAAGAGAGTGAGATCGAGGGAGCCCTCCGATTTAAAATAGAAGAAAATGTACCAATATCAGCTAACGAAGCGGTCTTTGATTTTAAAATTTTGGGAACAATCGACAATAACTTAAGAGTGGCGGTTTCGGTCTTTCCCCAAAATACCGTTTATGAATTTTTAGAAATATTCAAAATGAGTGGATTAGTTCCGTTATCGTTTGAATCAGAAGCGCAAGCAACAGCTAATGCCGTAATAAAAAATAGTGATGCGAGGCCATATATGCTGATTCAGGCAGGAAAAAATAAAACCGGACTTTATATTGCCGAAAACCAAACAGTTCAGTACGCATCAAGCATTGAAGTCAACACCTTCTCTAAAGAAAAACTGGCAGGAACCCAAGATAGCGACGCAATGCCGATAAAATACATAGGTGAAGAAATAAAAATATACGGCTCGAAAGAAAAAACAGAACCCGTTAAGGAAGAAATGGAAAAACTACTTTCATATTGGCAATCAACAGACAAAAACAATCAGAAAATAAGAAAAGCATTTGTCTTTGGTGAAAATGTGGATGAAGAAATTTTAAAAAACATATCAGCGGTTTCGCCTATAGAAATTGAGCTAGCAAGTGTGTGGGCAAATTGTCTGTCTCCTGAAGAACAGGTGCCGGAATTAAATTTTGAAGAGTCGT from Candidatus Paceibacterota bacterium includes:
- a CDS encoding GIY-YIG nuclease family protein, which gives rise to MYYVYSLKCKDGFYVGCTDNIEERLERHTKGHVPATENRLPVSLEFYFATSDKYKAFEFEKYLKSGSGRAFLKKHF
- a CDS encoding DUF5652 family protein is translated as MADLLGPEFTSFVGNNSALFLLILVWSLLWKGIALWKAARLSHKRWFVIILIVNTLGILDIIYIFFVANRYKVETNETNN
- the ruvX gene encoding Holliday junction resolvase RuvX; the encoded protein is MLLGIDYGQKNVGIALSSEDAVLAFPEAVLKNKEALSKIKEICQKRKITGIVLGQSLDFKGKPNPIMTNILSFKKELEDELKVPVYLEPEFLTTAQAAQEQGRHKKIDASAAAIILQSFIDKKNQKT
- the pilM gene encoding pilus assembly protein PilM gives rise to the protein MRFFDIFPTPKFLNPNVAGLSISDSCVFFVQFSVHKNGKLVLKKFGKQELPEKSIIGGEIKNSKTITSILEELKRKNNLRFIKASLPEEKGFIFKTVLPKMKESEIEGALRFKIEENVPISANEAVFDFKILGTIDNNLRVAVSVFPQNTVYEFLEIFKMSGLVPLSFESEAQATANAVIKNSDARPYMLIQAGKNKTGLYIAENQTVQYASSIEVNTFSKEKLAGTQDSDAMPIKYIGEEIKIYGSKEKTEPVKEEMEKLLSYWQSTDKNNQKIRKAFVFGENVDEEILKNISAVSPIEIELASVWANCLSPEEQVPELNFEESLKYATAIGLAIPSNHLKKQNG